The Vigna unguiculata cultivar IT97K-499-35 chromosome 11, ASM411807v1, whole genome shotgun sequence genomic sequence CAAATAATTGATTTAAGTAATGAtttattaatattcaatttaatcGATTTATACGTTTGgggaaaacaaattaattgattatcattaaataataatttattaaaacaattttttataacaaaatttcttCTAAACGAACCTTTTTTCCTTAGAGTAAATAGTTTTCAGAATTACTTAAttaggaaaaaatataattaattattataggactttcttaaaatttgtcaatacgcaaattaattgattaaattaagtaattatttattaatattcaatTGAATCGATTTATACGTTTGgggaaaaacaaattaattgattatcattaaataataatttattaaaacaatttgttataacaaaatttcttccaaaataacctttttttctttgagTAAATAGTTTTCACAATTACTcgattagaaaaaaatataactaattataATAGGACTTTCTTAAAACTTGTCAATaagcaaataattaattaaattaagtataaatttattaattttcaattgaatcgaTTTATAAATACATTTGGGGTAAAACCAAATAATTGAttgtcattaaataataatttattaaaacaatttgttataacaaaatttcttccaaaataacttttttcttaaagaaCCTTTTTTTCTTAGAGTAGATATTTTCACAATTACTCGAttaggtaaaaatataattgattattatacaACTTTCTTAAAACTTGTTATTCCgcaaataattgattaaattaaataataatttattaatattcaattaaatcGATTTATACGTTTGggtaaaacaaattaattgattattattaaataataatttattaaaacaaaattttataacaaaatttcttCTAAAAGAACTTTTTTCTTAAAGTAAAGACACAATTTTTGTTTAGGATATTAGAAAGTACAAAAAATGATATTTCTAAGAAAATCATActatagaaataattttttttttctcaaatttcatCTAGGGACAGCTATTATGTGTGATAGGTTGTTCATAGTAaaatttaggcttaattatttgattaattccaagtttggtttaaaaatttcaaattaatccctatttaaatttttgttttaattgagttccaaattttgaaaaagttacTCACTTATGCTATTTCCATTAGTATCTTACAAGCGAAATTAAAGACATACCACATATCaatttgtaatttcttttattttacaaaatttttattttttcacatatcAAGTCTTGTACCGTTAGTGTCATATTCATTGTCTTCTATTCAATTCAGtctcatcttttcttttttaaattgagcaatattgtccttcttttaattaagattatgtttattatttgtatagATGTTAaactgatatttatattaaatttgaattttttattaaatatttctgaaactatttttaatttctaacgATAttcaccagtgcagtaagggctttttaCTCaggttatttttctcattttgccttgggtctggaaccgaggtatattggggtgaggccaaaaggtaccccttttggcctcggttgttacccgaagccatagagtccCTTTTCTGCCCCGGGTCCatgagaaccgaagccataagacaaaaatatttttttttaattaaatttttcgcGGCACAGATCTGAAAGCCAACTAACGTCGGACCAGAACCAGAATCCTTTCATCCCTGCAACACTAGAATCAGAACGCGAACGCAAACCAGAACGCGAACCAGATCAAAACCCCCATCCCAGCAATGAACGCGAACCAGAATCCTCCATCGACGAACCACCATTGTCGTAGCGATGAACGTGAACCACCACTACAAGCCATCATCGGCGTCGCTGCGACGAACGACGAGAAGACAAGTCCGATGACGGTGCAGATTCACGACCTCTATTGCGGTGACGGTGGCTTTCTGCAGCGGCGGAGATCTCGACGGTGGTTCCTCTAGTGGAGCGCGATGGCGATCTCGCAAAAGGTGCTGCCATGGTGGATCGCGTCGCCGCGTTGCAGTGGTGGTTCGCATTTGTAGTGGAGTTTCACGGTGGCTAGGGTTTAGGGTTCCCATATGGTTCTGtgcgcgcgaggaagaagatggaAAAGATGCAGCGGCGGGCGAGGAAGAAATAGAGGGGTTCGCGTTTTTgtgccctaattaaactatttggccccggttcagtgccacccgaggccaaagacataaccttttggcttcgggtctgtTCAACAAAAGCATATAAGCAcattttggcaccggttttttttaaccgaagcctataacccctTATTGCaccgattttttttttgaaccgaagcctataacccatTTTGGCCTGGGGTTTTtcttgaaccgaggcataaaagttgcctgaaattacaaaaatgccatcgCACCGTTATATGCTCCGGTTCCTTGcaaaccgaggcctataaggcgaggtaaaaatgcaattttgcactagtgattGTTGGTTCCATTTaaattaattcgttttagtcTTATAAAACATATGGATAATAATAGTATAGTAATTTTAAATACtatctctttttatatttaataaatataataatatttgtactATACTAGAAAAGTAATGAcagacttaaaataaaataaatatagaatagATATATGTCtgacttaaaatattaaattttaaaatgaaaataaattaaaaaataatttttattttgtaataaaaaaataaaaatatgcaataatgtaatgttaaaagtcaattttagtaaaaatactaatataaaatttatacaaataataaatttgatttaagtTTAAAGAGAAATAATATTGCTTCATGTTAAAGCAAATTGTGattgaattgataaaaaaaaaacacatttaggAATTAATTTGAGTACAACACAATGATATTTGGCACTAAAACTAATAAGTGGTGTTGTCGTATTACGCGGTTCTGTATTACACCGTGTTTTCTGACTcgtgaaaaacaaaaacttttacaaaagaataaaaataaaaatatttcaaattaacacataatattaattgtaacactgtttataaaataaatggaaaagaTTTAATTGAGTTAACTTCTCAAAAATTGAAActcaatttaaacaaaattctaATTGGAAGTCgatttaaaacttttcaatcAAGCTTGGCTCCAATTAAGCCTAAAATGTATCACATATAAGGTGATATtgttcttttactttttctacCTCTTCAATTTAGATCTTACACCATTGTTTGATGTATCCTATAAGTAATCAATAGGATTCATTACcttgtagttttcttttctctctttaatAGTGTTTCAagaggaatttttttttttttttttatgtttggtcTAGCTACGTAGGAGCTTATTGTAATGTTAAGAATTAGTAAAAATCGAGCTAAGGTTGTTTAGACTGAACTAAATGTAGATTGAGGTAAAATCAAAACTTTGTGTTGTTTTTTGACCTTTGTGTTCTTGCTTGTACTTATCAAGACTCTCAAATACTATATCTAAAATTTGTCAATCAATAGTTTTCAAGAAGTTTTTGAAGTTCAGTTTTTGTTTTCAGGCAATTCACTCCCTCTTGCATGGTGTTCAAGTCATTGTAATTTTTATCACTAACTTAtctgtttttaataattttagttagtGTTTGCTAAAgcaattctaatttatttattttaatgaatatataGTAAATGGACATTaaccttatttattatttattttagttagtgTGTTAAGCTATGATGCACGGGTACGATACGTGTATCGGATACGATACATATCCGATACgtcgatacatttattttgaaaataataggatacgatacaTGATAGAAACATTATAtgtgaatattaaaaagtttacaacaattcttaaaaacataataaatatatgatttttattgtgtaaatccaaattaaaaccttaatatttaatattagtgataaatttaaaaaccaatttataatagaaaatattttagttatcaatttatagatcaattataattttttggactattttagttatcaatgatgtttgtttagtttataaatttgtacCTAAATTagttagtgactaattattttttgttactaaaattaatcattattcaaattttttttgtagtctATTATGACTTCAtgaattagatacttcattaataaatattaataaagtatcttaaagtattatatatgGATACGTCTCAAACACAAATATGTAAATCAAATTGAAGTATTGATACATCGTAACTTCACCGTTAAGTCTCACTCCATAAACCGCTATTTGtgacgataaaaaaaataacattttcgcATGTCAAAAAGTATTGtgacaatattttattaaacgtgggcattttttctacaaaatcaAATACTTTATTCTCAACTTTTAAGTATCGGTTTTTGATTTTCCTAGATATTTTCatgattgattttactaaactgaatatttttttagcaATTATAACCGCCACAAATAGTATCTactatttgattaaatttattccttttttcgTTATTAAACTCCTCATAAAACTATTATCagtttatttacttttaacacctatttaacaattttatctccaacaatataaaattttaaaatgttgaacaagccaattttttctattttgaaaatctgcaaatattttgactattatttttgttgattaaatttatttttcattaaccTTTCCAATTTAGTTGCAGTCATAATGATACGAGAATTAAATTGAAGTAAAACCTTCTTTTATAAAGATAAGAATGTCTTGAAGGGTATGTTCGCACAAGAGGATTTTCtgtttcaatgaaaattaaataatggatCAGCAGAGAAGTAAAGTGTTCGTTTTGGATGATATATGAGCGAGTGTTTGTAATGATTTGGAGgatgaatgatattttttatatctcacGTGTGCAGGGCAGATTTGAAGGATTACTTCAGCAAATAACTTTTTTACCCATTTTATGGACATTGGAATGAAATTGGATCCGTTCCCATTAATGTTGGATCCAATCCAATGCAAATGGATCGATCCCAATGATATTGGATCCAATCCCATGATGCTTAGATCCGATTCCAagtttacatatatatatatatatatatatatatatatataaaataataatattaataacaatattaaataataatgataaaaataatattaataattattgttttattaataataataataataacaataataataaaaatatattaattttaactttaaggGTAAAATTGTAATCTTACATTTTAATacattaaaactttattttttatttatcacatcattcaaatcactcacaaaatttcataaactTTATTTCCAAATCTACTCACTTTCACCCTcaatttccttaaaaaaaaacaatacacaCTTCACACTTTAATCCACTCAAATTCATCCTCTCACTCTCTTTCAAATCCACTCAAATTGGGATAAGTGTCATGATTTCTAGTCTAAACTTTTAAATGAACTTATGGTATTTGAAGAAAGGTTCATTGTCACATACTAAGACTGGTGGTTGTGTCCAGATTTGTACATTAAATCAATAGTAGATTAGaagtttgtttttctttttggttaGTTTGGGAATGCTTTTGTAGTTGTCTAAGGTGTAGTCTTGTCCACACGCATCACATGGTGCTTGTTTGTTAGGTGCTTTGAGATATACTTTTTTTGCGATATCTTTTTTAAGTTACACTCTTATTCAACTATTTATTTGTGTTCATCTAATATGTCATCTAGACTCAAGCTAGAGATTTCTTTTGCAGAACACAAAGTGTGGGTTATGGATAAGATGAACATgcatagaaaacaaaaaagaaatcttGCCACAAAGCTGGCTAAGACAATGGTTTTTCCTTAAGCTTGTGGAATCCTAAACATTCTTTTGTCTCTTTGTCTTCAGAAATCTATTATGTTTTGCTTGTAAAATAGTTATCTTAAactattttatcctttttcttGATAGGTTATAggtgttgttttcttttttagttttatacgttttctttgttttttttatgtctaAAAGTGTTGGAGTACCTCAAgtgtttctttatttatatattttttattgttaataaaaaaaagttcattGTCACATATAAATGACCGTACAAGCATATTGTAACAATTAAAGGTAGAATtgttcataaaaatatataataaattagagagataatattattctatttaaaaataattaacaaaatatgacttaataatatacaataagaATACGATAAAaggtcatttttaataaaaaaaatattattataatatttatacaaataataaatttggtatgAAATTAGAGAGAGactatattactttattttgaaaaaaaaaggtgactataatgttgtatttttttttttgatcaacaaagaataaaataaattaaataaagcaCTTGAGGGGTACTCTAACCTTTATATAAAAAAGCAGAACTTGGACAAATAGATGCAATAGTTTAGCATCATGGCTCCATCAAAACAAAAGACCATTCAAAAGTAGATGATCACAATTTGGAACAACGTTGTGATCCACAAAACAAAGGGGGCAAAAGACTATAATGTtgtattagtataatatttcttttaccactaaattttaatataaatataagtatttaattttgtaaaaatatttatacttaattagttttaattttataaaaaatggattaaaaagatattttttaattattaataaaaatgttttttttggtATTCCTCTTTACCCTCGTCTTATGGAGAAGATTTTTTAGGAAACTATTTGGGGTTACTTgaatttagatttaattaatatCTTGTCTCTTTTATCACATAAGCTTTGGCTTTAGTCCTCCCATTATGTTTTAGTCTCTTCTCTAATTTATTAGAAGATTTtataaaaaccaaaattaataaaaattggatAAAATTGAATCAGAGAGACCtaagtaaaaactaaattgaattaaagagACATATATGAGGTAtatgaaaactaaattgaaatcaagataatgatatttcgtagtgatactgacacgtgacattgtcttgccacgtgccacgtgtcaaactaGAAACCTGACATGTGGTAActaaatattttgcaaaaaaaaaaattaaaaacttaaaaaaatacagATTGACACACGAAACACTGTTAGATGTTAGTAATTTTCTTCTCAGACGGACCTAGATCAAATTGACACAATCCTACCAAAGTGAGATCTATTccaataattaaacataaaatttaagttaataaaGGGAATTATCTagatacaaaaacataaattaaaagatcaatgtttttgaaaattatagaagaaaaataattatcgtTTGAACCGTAATGCActttgtgtaactattttatgtataaaacttTTGTCATGTAAAaacactttaattttttttaattcgtaaGATAAGTTTATATCTCTTTTAATTTTGTGGTATAATTTTATCCAAAATAATGTCTTATACATTAAGATTACgtaagaacttatttttacaaactaAAATGATATCATAACAGAAAGTTATACTATTTAGATTCCAcagcaaaaataaatttaaagataaatgttttatttgttttttttttcatgagtcTTATAAAACATAGtagattaatttaattagagtAATTAgagaattaaacataaatatcttATCTGAAAATAAAATGCCAACAATTAAAGCATCTGTCAGATGGAAGAGAATTAGATTGGCCACACTTTTCTTCGAGTTTTTGCCATTTTCAATAATAGAATCTGCGTTTGCATTGTGTTACCGTCACTGCCTCCGATGTTTGGATTAAATGGAAACCAATGCATGTCGTTGATCTGACACAGTATCAGGAATCCACCGTTGATGCTGCCAATTATCGTTTTTTCTGCCATTAACACTGCTTAAATGAAAACCAATGCATGTCTTTGATCTGACGCAGTATAAGAATCCCATTTAACGTTTTTTCTGCAACCAATGTATGACGGCTGAGACCAGGACCACCTTAAAAAAATGTCTGACTTTTGCTTTCATATTAAGTTAAATGGCAgctaaaaatatatgtatgaaaaacagagaaagatacaaaatgatgaaggtatttacaaaattttgcgAAGGTATAAGCAAAAGTTAGTGTTAAAAGTTTTCATTCGTGAATGCCAACtttctttcttaattaaaagtagttatcaaaacaaaacaaaacaaaacaatatataGATCGTTACATTTTAACCTCTGAACACTGGTTTCTGTTTTctgttatttgaaaattttaaaatgacaagtaaaataaataaattttgctTAGAAATAAGAGAGGAGAAAGaagtaacatttatttttgtgattatttATTCACAgcttcttcaattacttactgAAACTGTTCTGAAGAAGTTCACTTGCAAAGATATCAATGGAGAATAGGTAattaaaacaagacaaacaaattTGTCCTTAAGATACGATTCCTAAACTTAACTAACGAAACTCGACACATAAACATATTCAATAAACTCGACTCGTAAGGTTGGTTCGAAAATTCAACCTAAAAACTTGACTCATAAATCTATTCCATAAATTCAACCTTAAACTTAACTCATAAAGTCGATTTGAAAATTCGGCCGGAAAGATCGACTCGTAATTCTATCTAATATATTTGACCCTAAACTCAACCCATTAACAAAACTCTTACCATTGAACGGTAAATATGACGGTaaactcaaataaaaaacatgacCCATAAAATCAACTTAAAAATTCAACACTGTAAAATACGATCCAAAATCACGTCTCATAAACTCGGCTCAAAAATTAGAACAGTAAACTAGACCAGTAAACCTATCCAATAAACTCAATAAAAAACTTAACCCGTAAACATATCCCGCATACGCATATTATCTTCAATTAAtgtcttatttaattttattacttaataaatttaatggttgaactGATAAAGAATAATCACAGACATGCAAGGTTGAAACAAATGCAGCATTGACAGAAACTGGTTCAGGCAGAAATGACAGAAACTGATAGCAGTAGCCATTCACAGTAATCGCTGCTGAGATCTATCAGAGGGACCGATCAATCACGGATTCGAATTTTGTTCTAATTTAGGAGCGTTACAAACAAAGTTTGTTCtaatttgatgtgaaaaattagtattttatatgATCATACAATCACAACATGTTTCAGGTTACACCTTTTATTTTTACCATTAGCttgtaataatatttgactGAATTTCAAGGAATATTATTTCTTGTTTTGCTTTTTTGTTTAATGGAATTCCATTCTATGATGCTCCCATACGCCTCATAAATGGTGTCCCGTGTCCGACACGTATTGGATATCGACATTCATACGATATTTATAGGATACATTATGTTCAacttgaaagatatttttttatctttaatatgattttgatgattaaaaaaagaaacaaatcttaatttatcattgtttttcGTATATTAGATATTAGATAGATAGATTggattcatttttgttttagttgacGGTTTCAAAATCGTATCCCATGTCCTATAATTTTACAACTTAGCCACATCTCCGTATTCGTGTCCGTGTGGTATCTGTACTTATGTCCGTATCCGGGCAACATAGATCCCAAATGTTAAGAAGGCATAAAATTTACTGTGACAGCCACCAAAACGCACACCTTGGAATGCAAAATCGCCATTGCATTTTCTGTGACAAGTTGCTTCCTGGTGCACTATAAATACATGTTAACAGAATCAAAAAAACTTAGAACTTTCCATCGTTATTAATAGTTTCTCTCTAGAAAACACATCTTGCAGAAACACATTTTGCTCAAGTTCAATACTAGGTTTGCTCTTCCATCCTTGTTGTGTGAATTTACTTCTCACTGCTTTAGTTTATGCTTCTCTCACTTTTGTAAATGTTTCTTCCTTTCGTTTTCAAAAACATGTTTCACTTCTGTTTCATGCAATTGATGTTTGTATGTGTTTGATTGTTATTGTTAGAGAATGTGTTTTCAAACCATAATAGCTATGGTGCATTACAACGGTCGAATAATCAACGACGAGCTTTTGTCATCGCGATTTGTGAGCCAAGTTTCACGATATCTCGAAATCAATAACTTCATGACAGTAACGGCTCTCAAACAAACCATTCTTAATTTGTTCATTGCGGCCAACGGAAAATCATACACCGTTGATTTGTGTTACCGTTGTCCGGTGaaaacaaatgaattaaaaatttgttatcGTACTGTGATGATCGAGGATGACGAGGATGTAAAATTCGTGATTGGTTATGCCAAAAAATACGAACCTCACGTACACTTTGAGGTCATGGCATTCATCCGAGAATACATCGAAATATCAAGTGATGTCATTTGGGAGCACTTGGATAAACAGTTAAATGATTCGTTAAATATCGAGTAAgtctatgatttttttatgtattattcttttgttaattttctAATGTATGTTTGTTGTTGAATTTCGAGATATGTTTGTTAAGTCCTATTGTTTTACTAATTTACATACATGAAACAAAAGCAACCATCAACTACATGTAATTAAATTTCAGCAACCAaacttttgtaattttcttcATCAACATTTTGAGGTGGTCGCAAAAAACATCGTAATGCAAATGCAGCATACAATTCCATCACGGTATTCAAATGTATCTTTCAAGTAATGTTTTGTTATGCATACACATTCACATCATGTTAATGGAATCATAAGATTGAAATGAATTTAATAATacaatgattatatatatatatatatatatatatatatatatatatatatgaagttaTTGAATAACTTATTATGTGATAGTTGATAGTTTAACCGTTTGACTTTTATTTAATGACAGAAAAACTCAGTCAGAAAGGGGTTCTGGTATATGAGATGATCGAGATCAATGCATCAGCGCGTACCGGTTTTACCTGCTACAAATAGCTGATGAACTCAGttgttatatatgtataaattaatatatcaataaaaatatttcttttaattttgtatgttatatatatatatatattagtgttctaaaatttttatacactcacaaaaaaatattgtgatATACATTCACCTAGCAAGTCAAACTGTTCAATATTTGGAAACAAGTGgagagacttttttttt encodes the following:
- the LOC114168145 gene encoding uncharacterized protein LOC114168145 produces the protein MCFQTIIAMVHYNGRIINDELLSSRFVSQVSRYLEINNFMTVTALKQTILNLFIAANGKSYTVDLCYRCPVKTNELKICYRTVMIEDDEDVKFVIGYAKKYEPHVHFEVMAFIREYIEISSDVIWEHLDKQLNDSLNIEKTQSERGSGI